A window of the Peromyscus leucopus breed LL Stock chromosome 22, UCI_PerLeu_2.1, whole genome shotgun sequence genome harbors these coding sequences:
- the Calm2 gene encoding calmodulin-2, which translates to MADQLTEEQIAEFKEAFSLFDKDGDGTITTKELGTVMRSLGQNPTEAELQDMINEVDADGNGTIDFPEFLTMMARKMKDTDSEEEIREAFRVFDKDGNGYISAAELRHVMTNLGEKLTDEEVDEMIREADIDGDGQVNYEEFVQMMTAK; encoded by the exons ATGG CTGACCAACTGACTGAAGAGCAGATTGCAG AATTCAAAGAAGCCTTCTCACTATTTGACAAGGATGGCGATGGGACTATAACCACAAAGGAGCTGGGGACTGTGATGAGGTCTCTGGGGCAGAACCCCACAGAAGCAGAGCTCCAGGACATGATCAACGAAGTAGATGCAGATG GTAATGGCACAATTGACTTCCCTGAATTTCTGACAATGATggcaagaaaaatgaaagatacaGACAGCGAAGAGGAAATTAGAGAAGCATTCCGCGTGTTTGATAAG GATGGTAATGGGTATATTAGTGCAGCAGAGCTTCGCCATGTGATGACAAACCTTGGGGAGAAGCTGACAGATGAGGAGGTGGATGAAATGATCAGGGAAGCAGATATCGATGGGGACGGTCAGGTAAACTATGAAG AGTTTGTACAAATGATGACAGCAAAGTGA